One Candidatus Sulfurimonas baltica DNA segment encodes these proteins:
- a CDS encoding GGDEF domain-containing protein, which produces MESKQKVIVSLVIIFTLFFIAMIVSTVINFRNYGIKTAEDKASITAEIVKIGLTAHMVNGITDQRDYFLKQIGDVEKISQLWIARSPSVVKQYGEGHNNEIPRDNIDKEVLETGNTKSITTETLGKSTIRVTIPFAATEFQTPSCMGCHEAKEGEVLGVVSMVMDITELRMGSIRTVLYNMGLTLIAVLFVFIVINRFIKPFVSIFYSIRDVMNGAKHGDYSIRVKGSKNEENSSLASLLNSLLEKLQHTFEELDKKVYVFIKNKNYVKEADPLKNINCTIDRLSDIYKFKQTIENDKELEDIYNRIAYVLKNHFNLDEFTIIEIDTMNKLKKIVHSQKECHCDIIDNECRADRINASVDSTVFANSCEVSNLEAGKEYICTPYTISNELQLVLTIVTSDEKQTEYVRSIMSDIEDYITTARPAIVGKKLMQTLNKIARVDQLTNMYNRKFLDEFADISVPQALRANTSYGVLMIDIDYFKMINDDYGHDVGDEAIRIVSGVIRKQIRKSDLAIRYGGEEFIALLYNCNEDNIIKIAESIRVEFSKQKIPAAGKTFSKTLSVGCSRFPQDSDSIWKCIKFADIALYQAKEGGRNQVVAFKQEMIDNKEMGESY; this is translated from the coding sequence ATGGAATCAAAACAAAAAGTCATTGTATCGCTAGTGATTATTTTTACTCTATTTTTTATAGCTATGATAGTTAGTACGGTAATAAATTTTAGAAACTATGGTATAAAGACGGCTGAAGACAAGGCTAGTATCACTGCAGAAATTGTAAAAATTGGTCTTACTGCACATATGGTTAATGGAATTACAGATCAGAGAGACTATTTTCTAAAACAGATAGGCGATGTGGAGAAGATTAGTCAACTTTGGATAGCAAGATCTCCTAGCGTTGTAAAACAGTACGGAGAAGGTCATAACAATGAAATACCAAGAGATAATATAGACAAAGAGGTGCTTGAAACCGGAAATACAAAATCAATCACAACCGAAACACTAGGCAAAAGCACAATTCGTGTAACCATCCCTTTCGCTGCAACAGAATTTCAGACTCCAAGCTGTATGGGGTGCCATGAGGCAAAAGAGGGCGAAGTTTTAGGTGTTGTAAGCATGGTAATGGATATAACTGAACTTCGCATGGGTAGCATAAGAACCGTTCTTTATAATATGGGTCTAACACTCATAGCAGTCTTATTTGTTTTTATAGTTATAAATAGGTTTATAAAACCTTTCGTCAGTATATTTTACTCCATTAGAGATGTTATGAACGGTGCAAAACATGGTGATTATTCCATAAGAGTTAAAGGCTCTAAGAATGAAGAGAACTCTTCATTGGCAAGCCTTTTAAATTCCCTTTTGGAAAAACTCCAACATACATTTGAAGAGCTAGATAAAAAAGTATATGTATTTATTAAAAATAAAAATTATGTTAAAGAGGCTGATCCTCTTAAAAATATCAACTGTACAATAGACAGATTATCAGATATCTATAAGTTTAAACAAACTATAGAAAATGATAAAGAACTCGAAGATATATACAATAGAATAGCATATGTTCTGAAAAATCATTTTAACCTAGATGAATTTACTATAATTGAAATTGATACTATGAACAAACTCAAAAAAATTGTTCATTCACAAAAAGAGTGTCACTGTGATATCATAGATAATGAGTGCAGAGCAGACCGTATAAATGCAAGCGTAGACTCAACTGTTTTTGCAAACTCCTGTGAAGTCTCTAATCTTGAGGCTGGTAAAGAGTATATCTGTACTCCATATACAATATCAAATGAACTGCAACTAGTTCTAACAATTGTTACTAGTGATGAGAAGCAGACGGAATATGTGAGATCAATCATGAGTGATATTGAAGATTACATAACTACAGCACGACCTGCAATAGTTGGGAAAAAATTGATGCAAACTCTTAACAAGATAGCTAGAGTTGATCAACTTACAAATATGTACAATCGAAAGTTTTTAGATGAATTTGCTGATATATCGGTTCCTCAGGCACTTCGCGCTAATACCTCATATGGTGTTTTAATGATTGATATTGATTATTTCAAAATGATAAATGATGATTATGGACACGATGTGGGTGATGAAGCTATTCGCATAGTCTCAGGTGTGATTAGAAAGCAGATACGCAAATCCGACCTTGCGATTCGTTATGGTGGAGAGGAGTTTATAGCACTTCTATACAACTGCAATGAAGATAATATTATAAAAATTGCAGAATCTATAAGAGTTGAGTTCTCCAAACAAAAAATTCCCGCAGCTGGCAAAACATTTAGCAAAACACTAAGTGTAGGGTGTTCTCGCTTCCCGCAGGACAGTGACAGCATTTGGAAATGTATCAAGTTTGCAGATATTGCATTGTATCAAGCGAAAGAGGGCGGGAGAAATCAGGTTGTAGCCTTCAAGCAAGAGATGATTGATAACAAAGAGATGGGTGAGAGTTACTAA